TTCTGATTCTTCTAGATCTAAGTGCAGCGTTTGACACACTTGATCATGCTCTCTTGTTTAGAAGCCAAGTTTTTGGTGTTACAGGCACTGTTTTAAATCGGTTCAAATCTTCCCTTTTGTTTCCCTGGGTGGATGTCATTCCAAAAATTCGGCTCAGTTCATTTTGGTGTCCCACAGGGTTCCATTTTGAGCCCCCTACTTTTTAGTATGTACATCAGGTTTACATtcacgcataaaaaaaaatgtatatctcAAAACTTGCTTTAACAGTGACGAGACCGAGGTAATGCTTATTGGCGCTCCTCATCAAATTAGTATATCGGGTACATTAGCATTAACAGTTTCTGGTGAGGTTTTAgatttgcaaaatgtaaaaatctgggggtatttttttttttttttttttttttttttacaccaatcTAACTTTTGGTCCTCATGTCCAGAACAGAGTGAAAAATTCATTGTTTCATCTCAGAAACATTGAAGGTCTTCGCCCCGTGTTATCTTTCGGTCGCTGAAAAATTGATAAACACTTTTGTTTGGCTTTGCTTGTGGGAGTTTCTAAAACCAGCTCAAGTAAGCGGCAGTCAGGTTAAAATGCAGCGCGCTAGAATGAGCACAACAACTGAGTCCACCTTTCCAGTCTCAAGAGTTACTGGCTCCCTGTCAGGTTttggattgattttaaaattcttaTGCCGACCTATAAGGGTTTGCAGGGTACGGCACCTCAATATTTATCTcaattattaagtatttatacTCCAAGTCATGATATCTGTTCTTCTGATTCTGGTCTTTTAGTGGTACCGCCTTCTCGTTTATGATCTATGGAGGATCATAGATCTTTAAATCTaatcttaaaacatattttttaagaatagcTTATAAGTgatttcttttgtatttattgttattttttgtactatatatatatatacttatatatatgtgtatatatatatgtatgtatatatatatatatatatgtatatgtatgtatatgtgtgtgtgtgtgtgatcatctATATACCAGCCTGATGCTCCAAAACACATGAACAAAATAAGCTGGATTTCCCAACAGGGATTGCACGCAGTGTTGAGGCAATTGCCTCGccttttgctttttaatgatAATGACGTAAAGATGACCAGCCTTcgcatttttttattcatgtttggcTTCACGACGTTTGGAGATTTACCGCTCCTCTTTAATGTAATCGTGATCCACCAGTAGCAGCATCATCTCACGATTAATTCCTTCCCATAATGCCTCTCGCTAGTGCTCGCTGGCGCTGTCTGTGGTGCTGAAGCTGCTCTCGCCGGCGGCAAGAGTTCCCGTGCTCCAGCATCACCTCCGCGCAAAGGCGTTACGCGCTGGTCAGCGAGAGACAGCCGCGATCGCCTATTCCATCTGTCCCTTTAACGCGTTTTAATAGTCTGGAACCTCTAGCGTGTTTAGCTCCCCCCCTGGACCATACTCTCCGGTCGCGCTTGTGTTTTTCGGTTCCCGTTCGGCTCGCATCCTTTATGCACAGCACGCTGCTCCAGCCCTTAAAGAGAACACAGGCATCCGTGTCGGAACAGCATGGCTTCCTGAGCGAGATGGAAGCGAAGCAGCACTCGATCAAGAGCCTGAAAAGCTATCCGGAGGCTGGGGGCCGGAGTCTGGCGGCGGCGGCGGGTGGGGACGGCGGAGGTGGAGGGTATCGCGTCGGCGGCGCGGAGATGGAGATGGAGGCGAAAATACAGAAAGCGATCGACTTCAAACTGGAGGGTCACCGATGCTACAAGGAGAAGAAATTCCGGGAAGCTATTGGGAAGTATCACAGGGCGCTGCTGCAGTTGAAAGGGATCCACGTCGTCGACGGGACCACCGGATCCGAGGTGAACCTCCTGAACCAAGCCGCGGCCAAGCTGACGGAGGAGCAGCGGCGAGCGGTGGAGAGCACCGAGATCGAGTGCTACGACAGTCTGACAGGTGAGCCTCCGAAGCCGCTGCCATTGTTCTGGACGAGCCTCTGTGAGATGATCAGGGTCAGGTGGAGCTGTTAGAGGCTGCACGGAGGGCCAGCTTCCCGAGAATAAGATTTGATATAAACGTTAAATACACAGCGAGAAAGCGGCCGTGTTTTTATAAAGACAACCGAAAACAATCAATCAAGGCTTTGTTTGCGCTTAACGACCAGTTTGGCCTTCGTTGTTCCCGAGCCAGTGTCATAATAAACCAAGTTCATTTAATGTCACGTTGTGATTATTTGTGAGCGCGAGATTAAACGCAGCACGCGAACTGTACGTAGCCTGCTAGTAAGCGCGCTAGTcacacttttttctttgtttttttttaaactcgcCTTTCAAATTCTAGGAGATGTGAGGTAAAGGTTGGAGTATCTGTACCAACAAGGATAACTAGCCAACTTAAAACAGTTATATACAGCTAGTTTTGTTTGTGGACCCGGAAGAGGAGAAGCGCGTTTGATACGGATTCCGTCGGGAATCCGCTTGGGTTGTTTTCGCAAAGACGGGTTTCAGTTGGTGTGAAAATAACGTGTCGTGTTCACATTACTCGAAAAGACTTGCGCGCGTTGTTCTGCAATATACCGAACGTCAAACCTCTGACATAAAGCTAAAGACTATCTTATCATGCTTTTGTTTGCGTGGATGGGAAATTCAGAATTTCCCCCAACCGTTGTTTTATATAGCCTTGTATGTTTGATATAGACTCTGGTATTTGTAGTTAATCGTCAAATAGTCAATTAATAGTCAATTTGTaggaattttaaatgcaaaacgaGCAAAAGCGTGCTATGGCTTCTAAATTCAAGTTCAAtgagtattcatttttttatggctATGTGCATTCTCcgagcatttattttgtctttaaataacAGTCCCCATGCGATTATAGTGCAATAGATATCCCCCAAGTGCCATTTGATGTGACCTCTCTTAGTTCAGTTGTCGATAAACAGGGGATAACATAAAAAGGATCACAGATGCCAACTGTGTTTGCTCATTGGAAGAATATTGGTTAATGCTCGTGCACATCTGGTTGAGCTGGATGGGTGTGATGCCTGGTGTTCGCAGCCCTTGATGTCTCTGATGGCCTCGCGTGGTGGTCGATTTGAGGTTAGGCTTGAATGTCACAAATGTGGCGAACGCTTCAGGCCCTCGGGGGGAAGCATTAAGGCGTAAAAAGGGAGAATGGTACATTTCACCAGTGCAGCCACCGCCGCCAAATTTCCATTTGTTTGAATTCCCTCCCACAGTCACCTTCCTTTGTTTGTCCTCCTGCAGCCGTGATGATGAGGGAGAGCtggaaatatatatagagaACTTACGTAAAGATGCATTTTATAGTTACATGCGGTGTTTAGGGCCTCTGAGGCTTGAGATGCGTGGAGGATGCAGAcagagtttagtttttttgcctGGGTTTTCTCAGTACTGTACTTTTTCTTTTCGTCTGGTTTGGATGCATGTACATATCAATGACTCAGGTTCTCATCTGGTGATGTATTGCCACAGTACTTGATCCGTAACATGActgactttaaatgtaaaaacagctgGCTGTATTGTGCCTACACAGAGTTCTGTTTCCAATAGTCACGTGACAAGTAGCCCATTGCTTGTGTGCTGTCACTGGTGGCGATTGTAATAGGGTGGTGTGGGTTGCCAAGTATAAGGGGCGAAGGGGAGGGAGAGAGCAAACAGAATAGCCTACTGTGTGATCTGCAAATCTGAACGatgctgttgtgtgtgtgtgcgtgtgtgtgtgtgtgtgtgtatgtgtgtgagaagcAAAAGGCCTTCTAAACTGGGCTTGGTCTGTATTGTTTAACTTCAGCCAGCCACAGCAAAGCCTTTTACAAAGCCTGCTGAGTCGTCGCTAGCGAACACACCAAGTCTTGGCTCAGCAAGGTGTCATAAGTCAGTCTTGACAGGACCAAGAGACCATACAATATGCTATGTCTGAAGCTCAACTGGAAGGGGAGgatatcaaaacataaaacgGCTGAGCAAAGagatgttacaaaaaaaaaaaaaaaagtataggcTAAAACCTTTTTGGTattgtttacacaaacaaaaatcaagaaatacatataaaattaccTAAATCTGTCTTAACAGCAAGGGGATAAATGGTTTATTTGCCGTCTTTATTCATAACACCATAAGCCGTGCGTTCCCAAGAGGACAGGACAGCATTTCTAACTGGGTTATGCCTACATTTGGtcgaaactttttttttttttcttttttttttgggtagTGCAGTTACGCAAGATACAGAGAAACTCTTTTCAGCACACATCTTAGACCAGCTCTTAGCTGCTTTTTAATCTCACGGAAGCtagaaaatatgacaaattttcatttgcattatcTACTCACCACAGCCGAGCGTTTTCATTAGACTAACATGCTCTTCGGTGCTGCGTGGCGAGAAcagtgtgtatttgtttaacGTGTTGTGATTTATGTTTCATTCTGTCAAACCAGCGTTCGTTCGTCGAAGTGCCAGATATAAGCCCTGAAACTGAGAGCTTGTGAATTCACTGTGGCATAAAATCAACACTATGTAATTTTAGCACATTTCAAGCTGTAATATCGGAGACAGTATTGCTAATGCAAACAGAATGAAGCTATTTGGataagttgttttattttattattactcaGAAACCCAGCTGTTGTGCTTTTATTAAGCTCATGtttcaacacattttcattttaatctatttttattgttttaccagtaaaaaaaaaaaaagttacctgTCCTTGAAAAGCAATATTGCATAACATAATTCCTTTTTTTACGTTTAGAAAAAAGTTTGGCTTCAGTAAtattatgtaacattataaagaAGTCTtatatgctcaccaagactgcatttatttaatcaaaaatacagtaaaataatgaaaatgaaagtaagattttgaaataatacatgttttattttaatacaataattacaatatttaatacgatttattacacaataatatatctataatgtaattcaaataGTTGAATTTAGCagacattactccagtcttcagtttcacattatccttcagaaaacattaatgtttttattatttattattatcattagaaTATTTGTActgcctaatatttttctgcaaactgtgattctttttttatgaaaacatattatattatcattatttaaaatctttactGTTAATTTTGATCGCTTTAATGaccaaatttagtttttattaacagaaaatatCATCTATGCATACAAATCCAAGTGggtgtttaaatgtatttaattttatagatacatattaaattgtatcatttttacttaaaaagtaTTAGAGTGTTATTTTCATCAGGAGTGAAGTTCTCAACCCCGACGTCCAATTAGAAGAGGCCGTATTAGAACGAAATCACGACTTTCTCTCTTTACTGTACTTCTCTTTTTGCCTGGCTGACTCTGGAGGGTCCAGATAGGGTTTGCATTCCATTCATCAACTCAAGGAAACGTCCTTATCGCTGTCCCAAGAgccaaatgcttaaaaaaagggaaagaaatattaaaggcGCTCCTTTCATCTgccagatctctctctctctatctgtctggaAGACTTTCCGATGTGCATTAGGTATGAATGCAAGGTGAAGAGTACAAGAAATGTGACGGAGCGAGGTGCCTGTGTTAATTATGGTGGTGGTTGGCCAGCAGAGGCAGCTGGTGCCAGGTCCACAGATGGCATGGCATCGCCATAGGGTTCCTCTGGGCACAGGCTTTACTTACTGTACAGTACAATGTAGTATGATATAGAGGCCTGGGGGGATGGAGGAGAAAATGAGAGAGATCACAAAGTACTGGATCAGACGAGGTTTGGcagggtgtgtgtgttcgtgGATATTCAGAGAGACTGAATGTCTGCTTAACTCTTCTGGGTCTATAGAACCTGAACATGTTGTTTAGATTTCTCTACACTGTAATGCTCGAAGCTCTGGGTCATTTTTCATTGGCCACCAAAGCCAAGAATGCAATATAAGAACTGCTGTCACTGCAGTCAACCTCCGaagctaatattaaaatgtcgAGGGCTTGCTTTGAAAGCATATTTCTAATAGATATTTGCTTGTCTGACTTTAGAAGAGCAGACTTGCATTTTTATCGATAAGTAAGCAATCAGTGGCCTACTGGcgactttatttaaatgatctgATCTCACGTCATCTCGGTTGATATCTCAGATGAGCTTTGATATAGTTATTAAGGTCCCACCTTCTATTGTGTCCTTAATACCTGTGCACTTACCTAATATCTGGTTGTGTACAACATAAtagtatctacagctgtaatatttctgcaactacacacatgtaacaacccTCAGATGGGTGTAAGTACAAATGTGCAATAGGACAttggtaacaacacttttttcacttcactaagCACTcgtgtaacaggaattatatattacataactacattttgtaacaacagTA
This region of Puntigrus tetrazona isolate hp1 chromosome 18, ASM1883169v1, whole genome shotgun sequence genomic DNA includes:
- the ttc9b gene encoding tetratricopeptide repeat protein 9B, whose translation is MHSTLLQPLKRTQASVSEQHGFLSEMEAKQHSIKSLKSYPEAGGRSLAAAAGGDGGGGGYRVGGAEMEMEAKIQKAIDFKLEGHRCYKEKKFREAIGKYHRALLQLKGIHVVDGTTGSEVNLLNQAAAKLTEEQRRAVESTEIECYDSLTACLLQSELVNYERVKEYCLKVLGHQQDHFKAMYRAGIAFYHLGDYECALRYLRDAKCREPTDTNVLRYIQLTEMKMSKTGQQVRESGKESLG